CGCGTACAGCCACGCGGCAAGTTTTTGTTTTTCAGGCGTGGACTTGAGGAACGTCCAGGAACCCACGTCCTGATAACCGAGCTTCATGCCCTCTTCCCAATACGGGCCACGCGGCGACGGCGCCATGCGCCACTTCGGCGTGCCATCGGCGTTCATGACCGGCAGGCCAGCCTTGGTCATGTCGGCGGTAAACGCGGTGTACCAGAAGATTTGTTGGGCGATGTTGCCTTGCGATGGCACCGGACCGGACTCGGAGAATGTCATGCCCGCCGCTTCCGGTGGCGCGTAGGCTTTCATCCAATCGACGTATTTTTGCGTAGCGAACACAGCCGCCGGGCCGTTGGTGTCGCCGCCGCGGGTGACGCTGGAACCGACCGGGTGGCAATCCTCGACGCGAATCCCCCACTCGTCCACCGGCAAGCCGTTGGGCAAACCCTTGTCGCCGCCACCGGCCATGGAGAACCAGGCATCGGTGAAGCGCCAGCCCAGCGACGGGTCTTTCTTGCCATAGTCCATGTGCCCGTAGACACGTTTGCCGTCGATTTCCTTGACGTCTTCGCTGAAGAATTTGGCGATGTCTTCATAGGCCGACCAGTTCACCGGGACGCCCAATTCGTAACCGTACTTTTCCTTGAACTTGGCTTTAAGGTCCGCGCGCTCGAACCAGTCGGCGCGGAACCAGTACAGGTTGGCGAACTGCTGGTCGGGCAATTGATAGATCTTGCCGTCCGGCGCAGTAGTGAAGGAAATCCCGATGAAGTCCTTGAGGTCCAGCGTTGGCGAGGTGAAGTCTTTGCCTTCGTTGGCCATCAGATCGGTGATCGATTCAGTCTTGCCGTAGCGAAAATGCGTGCCGATCAGGTCCGAGTCGTTGACCCAGCCGTCATAAATGCTCTTGTCCGATTGCATCTGGGTTTGCAGCTTTTCCACCACGTCGCCTTCTTGCAGCAAGTCGTGGGTCAACTTGATCCCGGTGATTTCGGAAAACGCCTTGGCCAGCACTTTCGACTCATATTCGTGGGTGGTCAGGGTTTCCGAAACCACTTTGATGTTCATCCCGCGAAACGGCTCGGCCGCTTTGATGAACCACTTCAATTCCTCGAGCTGCTGATCGGCCGTGAGGGTGGACGGCTTGAATTCGCTGCCGATCCACTTTTTCGCCGCGTCTTCGTAGGCATCCGCCCAGGCAGATGCGCTCAAACCGCTGAGTGCCAGCATGGCTGCCAATGAAATGCTATGTCGCAGCTTATTGTTTTTGTCGAACATAGAGACCTCCTGTTGAGTTTTTGGGAGCAACTTTGCCGAGCGATTCGACTAGCCCCAACGCATCACAGCCAACAGCCACACCAGGGACAACGCGGACGCGACCCAGATGCTCCAGTCGGTGACGCCGATTACCAGCAAATGCAGGTAGGCGCTGCCGAGAAGACCGATAAACAAGCGATCGCCACGGGTGGTGGCAATCGGCAATAAACCCCGCCGAAGAATGCTCGGCGAACGCAATTCCCACGTCGTCATGCCGACCAGGATCAGGCCGATGACGATGAAAAACGCTGCGGTCGGAACCGTCCAACTCATCCATTCCATCATCAGCTCCTCAGACCCGACCGAGGGCAAAGCCCTTGGCCACATGGTTGCGAACAAACCAGATCACCAGCATGCCCGGGAGGATGGTCAACACACCCGCCGCTGCCAGCACGCCCCAATCGATGCCGGACGCCGAAACCGTGCGGGTCATTACCGCCGCGATCGGCTTAGCGTTGACCGAAGTCAGCGTGCGCGCCAGGAGCAATTCGACCCAGGAAAACATGAAGCAGAAGAATGCCGTGACGCCGATCCCCGAGCCAATCAACGGGATGAAAATCTTCACGAAGAACTTCGGAAAACTATAGCCATCAATGTAGGCCGTTTCGTCGATTTCTTTGGGAACCCCGGACATGAAGCCTTCCAGAATCCACACCGCCAGCGGCACGTTGAACAGGCAATGCGCGAGTGCCACAGCGATGTGCGTGTCGAACAGACCAATCGATGAATAGAGCTGGAAGAACGGCAGCAGAAACACTGCCGGCGGCGCCATGCGGTTGGTCAGCAACCAGAAGAACAGGTGTTTGTCGCCCAAAAAGCGATAACGCGAAAACGCATACGCCGCCGGTAACGCCACGCTCAGCGAGATCACCGTGTTCAGGCTCACGTAATACAGCGAGTTCAGGTAACCGGTGTACCAACTCGGGTCGGTGAAGATCACCTTGTAGTTCGCCAAGGTGAAATCCTGTGGGAAAAGGGTCAAACCGCCGAGGATTTCGGTGTTGCTCTTGAAGGACATGTTCAGCAGCCAGTAGATCGGCACCAGCAGGAACAGGATGTAGATCAGCAATGGGATGAGCTTTCTTTTACTCATGGCAGACCTCAGCGGTTGGCGTCAGAGTGAGTCATGGCGGTATAGAACAGCCAGGACACCAACAGGATGATCAGGAAGTACACCAGCGAGAAAGCCGCCGCCGGGCCGAGGTCGAATTGCCCTACAGCCATTTGCGTCAACGTCTGACTCAAGAAGGTCGTGGCATTGCCCGGACCGCCGCCCGTCAGCACAAACGGCTCGGTGTAAATCATGAAACTGTCCATGAAGCGCAACATCACCGCGATCAGCAGCACGCTCTTGAGTTTGGGCAACTGGATGTGTCGGAACACCGCCCAGGACGATGCGCGATCAATCCGCGCGGCCTGGTAATACACATCGGGAATCGCGCGCAATCCGGAGAAACACAACAGCGCCACCAGCGAGGTCCAGTGCCACACGTCCATCACCAACACCGTGACCCAGGCGTCCATGGTGTTCGAGGCATAGTTGTAGTTGATGCCCATCGCGTTGAGGCTCGAACCGAGCAAGCCGATGTCGGCGCGGCCAAAAATCTGCCAGATCGTGCCAACCACGTTCCACGGAATCAGCAGCGGAATCGCGAGGATGATCAGCACCAGCGACGACCAGCGGCCCTTGGTCGGCATGGTCAGGGCGATGGCGATGCCGAGCGGGATTTCGATCAGCAGCACACACGCCGAATAGATGAACTGGCGCAGCAGCGAGTCGTGCAAACGTGGGTCGAGCAGCACCTGCTTGTACCAGTCGGCCCCGACGAAGTAGCGGCTGGACTGGTCGAAGATGTCCTGCACCGAGTAATTGACCACGGTCATCATCGGGATCACCGCGCTGAACGCCACCAGCAAAAACACCGGCAACACCAGCCACCAGGCCTTGTTGTTCTGCACCTTGTTCATGGCTGCGCTCCGTTATTTGCCTGCACGGGGCTGCCTTGCGCAGGGCTATTGGCCTGCGCGGGCAACAGATAATCGTCGGCGTAGACCATCAGCCATTGCGCCGGAAAACTGATATACGCCGTGCCTTCCGGCACCGGTTTGTCTTCGGCCAAACGTACTTTCAACGGTGCGCCGTCGAGGTTGAGGGTCATGATTTTGTAGGTGCCAAGGTCTTCGACGTGTAAGACGTTTGCCTGCATCGCGTCGTCAAACGGCTCGTCCCAGACATGCACGAACTCGGGGCGGATCCCGACTTTGAGGGTTTGCCATTGCTTGTCGGCGATTTGCTGTTGCATCGCCTCGGACAGCGGCAAGTGCGTCGAGGCAAACCCAACGCCACCCGGCTGCGGCTGCACGTCGATCAGGTTCATCCCCGGGCTGCCGATGAAATAGCCGACAAACGTGTGGCTCGGCCGCTCGAACAACTCGCGCGGTGTGCCGAATTGCACAATCTGGCCGCCATACATCACCGCGATTTTGTCGGCGAACGTCGACGCTTCAAGTTGATCGTGGGTGACGTAGACCATGGTGATGTTGAACTGCTCGTGAATCTGCTTGAGCTTGCGCCGCAGCTTCCACTTCAGGTGCGGGTCGATCACCGTCAGCGGTTCGTCGAAGAGGATCGCCGAGACGTCGTCGCGCACCAGTCCACGGCCCATCGAGACTTTCTGTTTTTCGTCGGCGGTGAGGTTGCGCGCCTTTTTGCTCAGCAGTGCCTGCAGGTCGAGGACCTCGGCAATTTCCTGCACCTTGCTGTGCACTTTCGCTTCGTTCATTCCCTGATTTCGCAGAGGGAAGGCCAGATTGTCGAACACCGTCATGGTGTCGTAGACCACTGGAAACTGGAAAACCTGGGCGATGTTGCGCTTCTCCGGAGTCAGGTCGTTGACCTCTTTGCCGTCAAACAGCACTTGGCCCTGCGATGGGCTGAGCAACCCGGAAATGATG
The window above is part of the Pseudomonas prosekii genome. Proteins encoded here:
- a CDS encoding ABC transporter substrate-binding protein; the encoded protein is MFDKNNKLRHSISLAAMLALSGLSASAWADAYEDAAKKWIGSEFKPSTLTADQQLEELKWFIKAAEPFRGMNIKVVSETLTTHEYESKVLAKAFSEITGIKLTHDLLQEGDVVEKLQTQMQSDKSIYDGWVNDSDLIGTHFRYGKTESITDLMANEGKDFTSPTLDLKDFIGISFTTAPDGKIYQLPDQQFANLYWFRADWFERADLKAKFKEKYGYELGVPVNWSAYEDIAKFFSEDVKEIDGKRVYGHMDYGKKDPSLGWRFTDAWFSMAGGGDKGLPNGLPVDEWGIRVEDCHPVGSSVTRGGDTNGPAAVFATQKYVDWMKAYAPPEAAGMTFSESGPVPSQGNIAQQIFWYTAFTADMTKAGLPVMNADGTPKWRMAPSPRGPYWEEGMKLGYQDVGSWTFLKSTPEKQKLAAWLYAQFVTSKTVSLKKTIVGLTPIRESDINSQAMTDLAPKLGGLVEFYRSPARVQWTPTGTNVPDYPRLAQLWWSHIAEAASGEKTPQQALDGLAKDQDAIMARLERSKVQPVCGPKMNPERDAQYWFDQPGAPKPKLANEKPKGETVSYTELLKSWADARK
- a CDS encoding DUF2160 domain-containing protein, which gives rise to MEWMSWTVPTAAFFIVIGLILVGMTTWELRSPSILRRGLLPIATTRGDRLFIGLLGSAYLHLLVIGVTDWSIWVASALSLVWLLAVMRWG
- a CDS encoding carbohydrate ABC transporter permease; the encoded protein is MSKRKLIPLLIYILFLLVPIYWLLNMSFKSNTEILGGLTLFPQDFTLANYKVIFTDPSWYTGYLNSLYYVSLNTVISLSVALPAAYAFSRYRFLGDKHLFFWLLTNRMAPPAVFLLPFFQLYSSIGLFDTHIAVALAHCLFNVPLAVWILEGFMSGVPKEIDETAYIDGYSFPKFFVKIFIPLIGSGIGVTAFFCFMFSWVELLLARTLTSVNAKPIAAVMTRTVSASGIDWGVLAAAGVLTILPGMLVIWFVRNHVAKGFALGRV
- a CDS encoding carbohydrate ABC transporter permease, encoding MNKVQNNKAWWLVLPVFLLVAFSAVIPMMTVVNYSVQDIFDQSSRYFVGADWYKQVLLDPRLHDSLLRQFIYSACVLLIEIPLGIAIALTMPTKGRWSSLVLIILAIPLLIPWNVVGTIWQIFGRADIGLLGSSLNAMGINYNYASNTMDAWVTVLVMDVWHWTSLVALLCFSGLRAIPDVYYQAARIDRASSWAVFRHIQLPKLKSVLLIAVMLRFMDSFMIYTEPFVLTGGGPGNATTFLSQTLTQMAVGQFDLGPAAAFSLVYFLIILLVSWLFYTAMTHSDANR
- a CDS encoding ABC transporter ATP-binding protein encodes the protein MAEIRLQHLAHSYTRTPSGPEDYAIREMNHIWEQGGAYALLGPSGCGKSTLLNIISGLLSPSQGQVLFDGKEVNDLTPEKRNIAQVFQFPVVYDTMTVFDNLAFPLRNQGMNEAKVHSKVQEIAEVLDLQALLSKKARNLTADEKQKVSMGRGLVRDDVSAILFDEPLTVIDPHLKWKLRRKLKQIHEQFNITMVYVTHDQLEASTFADKIAVMYGGQIVQFGTPRELFERPSHTFVGYFIGSPGMNLIDVQPQPGGVGFASTHLPLSEAMQQQIADKQWQTLKVGIRPEFVHVWDEPFDDAMQANVLHVEDLGTYKIMTLNLDGAPLKVRLAEDKPVPEGTAYISFPAQWLMVYADDYLLPAQANSPAQGSPVQANNGAQP